A region from the Lutra lutra chromosome 1, mLutLut1.2, whole genome shotgun sequence genome encodes:
- the LOC125095337 gene encoding cytochrome b-c1 complex subunit 2, mitochondrial-like: MKLLSRAGSLSRFYSLKVAPKVKATATPAGVPSQPQDLEFTKLPNGLVITSLENYAPASRIGLFIKAGSRYEDSNNLGNSHLLRLASSLTTKGASSFKITRGILAVGGKLSVTSTRESMAYTVECLRDHVDILMEFLLNVTTSPEFRRWEVAALQSQLRTDKAVAFQNPQAHVLENLHAAAYRNALANSLYCPDYRIGKVTPDELHYFVQNHFTSARMALIGLGVSHPVLKQVAEQFLNMRGVLGLPGTKAKYRGGEIREQNGDSLVHAALVAESAATGSAEANAFSVLQYVLGAGPHVKRGSNPTSSLYQAVAKGVHQPFDVSAFNASYSDSGLFGIYTISQAAAAGDVIKAAYGQVKTIAQGNLSNADIQAAKNKLKAGYLMSVEFSEGFLDEVGSQALGAGSYTPPATVFQQIDSVADANVVNAAKKFVSGRKSMAASGNLGHTPIVDEL, from the coding sequence ATGAAGCTACTAAGCAGAGCCGGGTCCCTCTCGAGATTTTACTCCCTGAAAGTTGCTCCCAAAGTGAAAGCCACGGCCACCCCTGCAGGAGTACCTTCACAGCCTCAGGACCTTGAGTTTACCAAATTACCAAACGGCTTAGTGATTACTTCTCTGGAAAACTATGCTCCTGCATCAAGAATCGGTTTGTTCATTAAAGCTGGCAGCAGATATGAGGACTCCAACAACTTAGGAAACTCTCATCTGCTTCGTCTTGCATCCAGTTTGACTACTAAAGGAGCTTCATCTTTCAAGATAACCCGTGGAATTTTAGCAGTTGGTGGTAAATTAAGTGTGACTTCAACCAGGGAAAGCATGGCCTACACTGTGGAATGCCTGCGGGACCATGTTGATATTCTAATGGAGTTCCTGCTCAATGTCACCACATCACCAGAATTTCGTCGTTGGGAAGTGGCTGCCCTTCAGTCTCAGCTAAGGACTGACAAAGCTGTAGCTTTTCAGAATCCACAGGCTCATGTCCTTGAAAATCTGCATGCTGCGGCTTACCGAAATGCCTTGGCCAATTCTCTGTATTGTCCTGATTATAGGATTGGAAAAGTGACACCAGATGAGTTGCATTACTTTGTTCAGAACCATTTCACAAGTGCGAGAATGGCTTTGATTGGACTTGGTGTGAGTCACCCTGTTCTAAAGCAAGTTGCAGAACAGTTTCTCAACATGAGGGGTGTGCTTGGTTTACCTGGTACGAAGGCCAAGTACCGTGGAGGTGAAATCCGAGAGCAGAATGGAGACAGTCTTGTTCACGCTGCTCTTGTAGCTGAAAGTGCTGCCACAGGAAGTGCGGAAGCAAATGCATTTAGTGTTCTCCAGTATGTTCTTGGTGCCGGACCACATGTCAAGAGGGGCAGCAATCCCACCAGCTCTCTGTACCAGGCTGTTGCCAAGGGAGTTCACCAACCATTTGATGTTTCCGCTTTTAACGCCAGTTACTCGGATTCTGGACTCTTTGGGATTTACACCATCTCACAGGCTGCCGCAGCTGGCGATGTTATCAAGGCTGCCTATGGCCAAGTAAAAACGATTGCTCAAGGAAACCTTTCCAACGCAGACATCCAAGCTGCCAAGAACAAGCTGAAAGCTGGCTACCTAATGTCAGTGGAGTTTTCTGAGGGGTTCCTGGATGAAGTCGGGTCCCAGGCGCTGGGTGCGGGATCGTACACGCCACCAGCCACAGTCTTTCAGCAGATAGACTCCGTAGCTGACGCCAATGTCGTAAACGCTGCAAAGAAGTTTGTTTCTGGCCGGAAGTCAATGGCGGCAAGTGGAAATCTGGGCCATACACCTATTGTTGATGAGTTGTAA